Proteins from a single region of Styela clava chromosome 1, kaStyClav1.hap1.2, whole genome shotgun sequence:
- the LOC120334904 gene encoding uncharacterized protein LOC120334904 — MSGILDITTSQYSGDGDDPTTAEANNTTLHILTSSSFPNVYDGWQFDGVSFLIGLIIMMVPLAMVIWKLLLYRKQAMNIEIEEDDPVEMRRYEDIPDMMPEKENEESNANAQSKAEYENVVRYEIPIGKTPNMIDSPYESYTNNSVSEF; from the exons ATGTCCGGGATCTTGGATATAACGACAAGTCAATATTCAGGAGATGGGGATGACCCTACAACAGCAGAAG CAAACAACACTACGCTGCATATTCTTACTTCTTCATCTTTCCCCAATGTTTATGATGGGTGGCAATTCGACGGCGTCAGTTTTCTTATTGGTTTAATTATTATGATGGTACCGTTGGCCATGGTGATATGGAAACTGCTATTATACCGAAAACAGGCAATGAA TATTGAAATTGAGGAGGACGACCCGGTAGAGATgagaagatatgaagatattccGGACATGATGCCCG aaaaagagAACGAAGAATCAAATGCGAATGCCCAAAGCAAGGCTGAATATGAAAACGTCGTCAGATACGAAATACCTATAGGGAAAACTCCAAATATGATAGATAGTCCTTACGAGTCTTACACTAACAATTCTGTGTCCGAATTTTAA